The DNA window CTCCGATGCTCAATGACATGTTTTTCATGCACGAGCGCGGAGAGAAGACAGGGCTTTATACAATTTTCGTCACGAACGGTGCTCACATTGCAATTTTGAGTAGGTCCTCTTCTATTCTCCAGGTGGCATGTGACTGATCCATTTTATCTCTCATAGCTGGAGGGTTTTTAGGAGAAGCCGCGGGCTGGGAATGGGACTTCTTCATGCCCGCCATTGTGACCGGTGTatccttcctcgtcgccttatttcttcttcccgaGACCCTCTTCTCTCGAGATCCTCTTTTCCTCAGTGGGCGGACTCATGAGCGGAGCTACTGGCAGCTTCTGACCGACCTCAAGGGAAATTCAATCCCGCAGCGCCATCTGCACGCTCAGGACTTCCTTACCTCGTTCTATATGCTCAAATACCCATCTGTTTCGCTCCCCTTCTGGTGCTACACCTGGAGCTGGACTTTCATCAACATCTTGCCCGCAATATCCATGGCCAAAATTTACTCGGAAGTGTACGGCTTCAAGAGCGGCGCCATCGGCCTGTGCACAGGGATTCCGCTGATCATTGGATGTGTGATCGGTGAGTTGTCGGCTGGAAAGGTCAGTGACTACATCTTATACCGGAAAGCCAAGCAAAACAACGGTGTATGGAAGCCGGAGCACAGACTATACCTTACTTGCCTTTCGGGCGTCTGCGGACCAATAGGCATGATTATCTTCGGGGTCTGCGTGCAGAAGCACACCGGCTTTATTCCCCCGTTAGTAGGACTCGGTGTTGGTAAGTAACCAACTACTGAAAATAAGAAGTATTGAATGATCTGACAGTCACCCTTCGCTATAGGCGCCTTCGGTCTGCAAGTTACCTCGACCTGTCTATATGCGTATGTTTCCGACTGCTACCGTCCACAAACCCCCGAATCGGCCGTGTTGATGAACCTGAGCCGCGGTTTATCCTTCGTCGTTGGATTCTTTTGGGATGAGATGGTAACGAAGATTGGGTATGCCTGGACTTGGTCCTCATTGGCACTGGTCTTACTGGCGCTGTGGCTCCCCATTCTGGGACTGATGATCTGGGGTGAGAAGTGGAGAAAGCGACTGGGAACGCCCCAGTTCCACCAATTTAGCTGAACAACCGGACCGAGCGTGAAATTTGGACTATGGAGTGTAATGTCTTTGTGAGGGCTGTATTCTATCAACTGGCTGTATCTATTAATATTTGGTTTGGTTAGTTGTTAGTAAAGTAGTTCGTTAATACTAAATCGAGGGATCAGATGTGGATGTCTAAATTTTATTGCACTGACGTTTAA is part of the Penicillium psychrofluorescens genome assembly, chromosome: 4 genome and encodes:
- a CDS encoding uncharacterized protein (ID:PFLUO_006331-T1.cds;~source:funannotate) produces the protein MADKTILADSPTLEEVEVVGMKKRPEQTVKLDPHGLPLLPQPSSFKDDPLNWSSWLKWVVLLQVSFMAFLGPFNAAVPNPSLTLLSEAFHKPVKRVTYSTTTSIITGGVSPFLFVPFANVYGRRPICLLAQIITIVSHIGTAYTTTMPALLGCRALNGIGFGGMMALGTPMLNDMFFMHERGEKTGLYTIFVTNGAHIAILTGGFLGEAAGWEWDFFMPAIVTGVSFLVALFLLPETLFSRDPLFLSGRTHERSYWQLLTDLKGNSIPQRHLHAQDFLTSFYMLKYPSVSLPFWCYTWSWTFINILPAISMAKIYSEVYGFKSGAIGLCTGIPLIIGCVIGELSAGKVSDYILYRKAKQNNGVWKPEHRLYLTCLSGVCGPIGMIIFGVCVQKHTGFIPPLVGLGVGAFGLQVTSTCLYAYVSDCYRPQTPESAVLMNLSRGLSFVVGFFWDEMVTKIGYAWTWSSLALVLLALWLPILGLMIWGEKWRKRLGTPQFHQFS